The following nucleotide sequence is from Gemella haemolysans ATCC 10379.
AACAACATCTTCTCTTATTTATTATTATAATTTCTAATAAACTCATGCATTTCAGCTACATTATCAGTAAATAATGTCCTTTGTCTATCTTCTTTAGTTAAAAACCCTTCTTCAACCATCTTATCAAAATATTGTTCTAGAAAATCATAGTATCCATCAATATTCATAAAAATACATGGTGCATCTTTTTTACCTACTCGAACCCATGAAATCACCTGTGATATTTCTTCTAATGTTCCAGGACCTCCTGGCAAAGCAACAAATACATCACCTAAGTCAACAAGCTTTTCCTTTCTTATAGACATGTCATCAACAATAATAAATTCAGTAATACCAGTATGACTAATCTCTCTGTCTACTAAAAATTGAGGCATTATACCAATAACTTCACTACTATTTTCCAAGACAGTATCAGCTATAACACCCATTAATCCAACTTTACCACCACCATAAACTAATGTGTGATTATTATTAGCAATCCACTTACCAAGTTCTTTAGCATTTTCTTTATATGCTTCATTTCTACCATTATTAGCTCCACAAAAAACAGTAATTTTCATTATTACTAGCCTCCTTTTAAATATCTAATGAGTTATCTTTATTTATTTCATGTAAAAGATTTACCTCTCTGTCTAGAGTGGTAAATCTTCAATTCTTTTCTATTCACTAATAATATTATTTCTCTTTATTCATTTTATATAATTCAATAATACCTTTTAGCGTTA
It contains:
- a CDS encoding TIGR00730 family Rossman fold protein; protein product: MKITVFCGANNGRNEAYKENAKELGKWIANNNHTLVYGGGKVGLMGVIADTVLENSSEVIGIMPQFLVDREISHTGITEFIIVDDMSIRKEKLVDLGDVFVALPGGPGTLEEISQVISWVRVGKKDAPCIFMNIDGYYDFLEQYFDKMVEEGFLTKEDRQRTLFTDNVAEMHEFIRNYNNK